From the genome of Uranotaenia lowii strain MFRU-FL chromosome 1, ASM2978415v1, whole genome shotgun sequence, one region includes:
- the LOC129737616 gene encoding uncharacterized protein LOC129737616 yields MFKETTIRNSEGKFVVTLPKKRGVLRNLGESRGRAMSRFLSLERRLSAKAELKALYADFIHEFVSMGHMKEVSDDVSVDMCQNSVGMNPNIVGMRQKNVQNVSELDPVYYLPHHEVLKPESTTTKLRVVFDASCRTSTGVSLNDALMVGPTVQNDLLSIILRFRLHRYAISADIEKMYRMVQVQQPDQHLQRILWRDTADEPVKTFELTTVTYGTASAPYLATRCLKQLAEDGSA; encoded by the coding sequence ATGTTCAAAGAAACCACAATTAGGAATTCGGAAGGTAAATTTGTCGTCACCTTGCCGAAAAAACGTGGTGTTTTGCGTAACTTGGGTGAATCTAGAGGAAGAGCGATGAGTCGGTTCCTCAGTTTGGAAAGAAGGCTATCTGCAAAGGCAGAATTGAAAGCTCTGTATGCGGATTTTATCCATGAGTTTGTGTCTATGGGACATATGAAAGAAGTTTCAGATGATGTGTCAGTTGATATGTGTCAGAATTCAGTCGGAATGAATCCGAATATAGTCGGAATGCGTCAGAAAAACGTTCAGAATGTGTCAGAATTAGATCCTGTGTATTATCTCCCACACCATGAAGTATTGAAGCCGGAGAGTACAACTACAAAGCTACGCGTAGTGTTTGATGCTTCGTGTCGCACCTCAACGGGCGTTTCGTTGAACGACGCGTTGATGGTGGGGCCTACTGTGCAGAACGATTTGTTGTCGATCATCTTGCGCTTCCGTTTGCACCGATACGCCATCAGTGCAGACATCGAGAAGATGTACAGGATGGTACAAGTTCAGCAACCGGATCAACACCTTCAGCGAATTTTGTGGCGAGATACAGCAGATGAACCCGTGAAAACGTTTGAGTTAACGACCGTTACATACGGAACTGCTAGTGCTCCGTATTTGGCAACAAGATGTCTGAAACAGCTAGCTGAAGATGGATCAGCATAG